A region of the Paenibacillus sp. J23TS9 genome:
ATTCCGCTACAAGATTGTCAAATTGTTCTCTCGAAATTAACGGGTCCTGCTGAGCAAGCGGTTCGTCCCGGAAACCGGATATCAAGTTCTCATAGCTCTTCTTGTTTTTGTCCTGATAGATCAGGCCCGTGACCATACCGTTTGTTTCCATGAGCGTCGTCATCGCCGCAATCCGGCTGGATGGATCATAATTCGGAATGGAATCCAGCGGAACGATGTTATCCTTGAACCATTCATACGTGTTGATTTTGTTGAACGTGACGCAGGGACTAAACACGTTGATGATGGAGAAGCCTTCATGTTTGATAGCTTCCTCCACAAGAGCCGTCAGCTGCTTAATATCGCTTGAGAACGACTGTGCCACAAAAGTAGCACCGGCCGACAATGCCAGCTCCAGAGGGGACAGCGTAGTCTCAACGGAGCCCTGCGGCGTACTCTTGGTCACGAATCCTTCTGCGCTTCGCGGTGAAGTCTGGCCCTTGGTCAGACCGTATATCTGGTTGTCCATGACAATATAAGTCATATTAATATTTCTGCGGATAGCATGAATGGTATGTCCCATACCGATGGCAAAGCCGTCTCCGTCACCACCGGAGGCAATGACCGTTAGATCACGGTTCGCCAGCTTCACTCCCTGTGCAATGGGAAGCGAACGACCATGAATGCCATGGAAACCATACGCATGAATGTATCCGGAAATCCGGCCTGAGCAGCCAATCCCCGATATAACCGCCAACTGTTCAGGTTCAAGACCGGAATTGGCAGCGGCGCGCTGAATGGCCGCCTGAATAGAAAAGTCTCCGCATCCCGGACACCAGTTGGGTTTGACATTATTGCGAAACTCTTTGAATGTTGCCATGGTTATACCAGCTCCTTACTTGCCTGACAGGCTTTTCTGCATTCTTCAACCACGATGGATGGCAGGAACGGGTTGCCGTCGTATTTCAGCACACTCGTTATTTTCTCTCTGCTTCCAACATGCAGTTTGATCAGATCAGCCAGCTGGCCTGTCGCGTTATGTTCCAGAACAATAACCTGTTTAGCTTGGTCTACATATGGCATAACTGCTTCTGCCGGGAACGGATGCAGCAGTCTGATCGTCATTTGATTCGTCGTAATACCTTCATTTTCAAGCTTTTCACGCGCTTGCTGAATGGTCCCGCCAGTCGATCCCATTCCGATGATCAACAGCTCGGGGCTATCATACGGGGCATCCACATGGATTGGATTTTCCACCTTGATCCGCTCCATTTTCCCTAGGCGTTTATCCATCATTAGCTTCCGGTTCGCAGCGCTTTCCGATGGGCGTCCACTCTCATCATGTTCAACACCTGTCACATGGTGGATACCATTTTTCTGGCCGGGCAGTACTCTTGGTGATATTCCATCCTCCGTAAGCTCATAGCGCTTGAATAGACCTCCAGCTTCGAGCTCGGGCGCTTCCGGTACCAGCTTGCCCCGGTCTATGCTGATCCGGTCATAATCCAGCATCTCACAGGACTGCTTACCCAGGGATAACTGCAGATCCGTTACAACGATGACGGGCAGCTGATACTTGTCCGCCAGATTAAACGCTTCAATCATGTCGTAAAAGCACTCTTCGATCGAGCTTGGTGCCAGCACCACTTTAGGAATCTCTCCATGTGTACCATGAATCAATGCGTTAATATCACTTTGCTCCTGCTTGGTCGGAAGCCCTGTACTAGGCCCTCCACGCTGTGTGTCAATGATCACAACCGGGGTTTCGGTCATACCCGACAAACCGATAGCCTCCATCATGAGCGACAATCCTGGGCCTGCAGAAGCCGTCATGGAGCGGACTCCTGCGTAGTTTATACCAATTGCCATCGTTATGGCTGCGATCTCATCCTCGGTCTGAACGACAGTACCGCCGAATTTGGGCAGCTTCTTAATTAAATATTCCATGATCTCCGAAGCCGGTGTGATCGGATAAGCACTCATAATGCGGCAGCCTGCGGCCAGCGCCCCCAGCCCGATCGCATCATTGCCGATCATGAACAGCTTCTGTTTGCCGTCCGCAGCCTCAAGTCTGAAGTCTTCAAGCGGTCCTCCTGCCAGTTCGAGCACATAATCGGCACCGCTTTTCACGGCTTCGATATTTTTCTCGACAACGGCTGCACCTTTGCGGCCAAATTCTTCTTCAACCGCTTTATTAAATACATCCATTGGCAGACCCAGAAGCGCCCAAGATGCACCGGATGCAACCATATTTTTCATCAGGGATGTTCCCAGTTCCTCAGCAATGGATGTAATAGGCACTGGAAAAAGACGCGCATCCGCTCCATCAGGCAGAGTGGGGCCGAATTTAGCATCTGCAATAACAACACCGCCCGGGCGAAGCTCATGCGCATTTAAATCTATGCTCTCCTGGTCGAAAGCAACCAGAATATCCAAATCATCCGCAATTGCGCGAATCGGCTGCGTACTGATACGAATTTTATTATTGGTGTGTCCACCTTTAATTCGGGATGAAAAATGCCGATAACCATACAAATAATAACCGAGCCGGTTGAGAGCCGTTGAAAAAATACGGTCTGTGCTCTCCACGCCTTCCCCTTGCTGTCCACCTATCTTCCATGACAATTGACTAATCAAAAAAGCCACTCCTTCTTCCCGTTCACCCGTGCCTTACTTATGTTCTTTTCCCCTGGCACCACTTTGAAATGTACGGCTAATAATTATGTAAAAGTTTATGAGGTACCGGGACAAATAGCAAGCGTTTTTTATGTGACATGATTCATGCATTTGCCCCTGGCTTCCTCTCTATTTGGCATCTGCAGCTGCTTTTTCCGGAAGATGGATGTTCAGATAGGACAAAGCGTTTCCGGAAAACCATCTCCGTACCAAGCTCTCCGAATAATGCTTGCACAGCAGCTCAGCGAAATCAGGATACCGCCCTGGATGCTCCAAATCTTTAATCCATGAATCAATCCCATCAAAATCAGATCCGATCATCAGGCTATTCTCCGCACCCAACGAGCAAAAATGCTCAATATGGGGCAGCAGCTCCTCGGGACGTACCGGTCCATCTCCCCCTTCACGCACAAACCATGGCACAAAGGTCATTCCTATGCGTCCATCCATCGCGATAATCGCCCGGATCTGTTCATCGGTCAAATTCCGCGGATGCGGGCATATCGACTTTGCGTTTGAATGCGAGGCAATGAAAGGCCTTGCTGTCCGTTCTGTCAGCTCCCAAAATCCAGTTGGGGATAAATGGGAAACATCCAGCAACAGACCGATTTCGTTACTCAGGTCAATCAACTTTTTGCCTTTCTCCGTGAATCCGCCATTACGCTTCTCGAGCACACCATCTGCTGCCCAGTTCGCATAGTTCCAAGTGATCCCCAGAAAACGGACACCCAGCTCGTAGCACATTTTCACATAAAACAAGCTGCCCTCAAACCCGTCTGCCCCTTCAACCGAGAGAAGGCCCCATGGAAGCTGGCGGGCATTGTTTACCCTGCTTGCTGCCCCGATCTCTTTTTGCAATTCAGCCGCATCCTCTTTCCAGCGCAGCCAGCGGACACCCTCTGCAGTAGTCATGACTCTGGATTTGAAAACGTCGATTTGGTCTAAAATATATTCATAACGCGGGATCCCCCAACGCTCGGACAAATAAATCGCGAAGCACTGCAATGATACCTCACCCTGCCGCAAGCGGTCATACGTGACGTCCAGTTTCGGATCATTCTGAAAGGCTATACCCGTGTCCTCCCTCATTTTGCTCAGCACATCGCAGTGAAAATCAATGACGGGAATACTCACGTTCCATTTCTCCCTTCTTCGCTATGATTCGGTCATTTTACCTCTATAGATGCAAAAAAACCTGTCTATCCCATATAAACTGAATGTAAGTCAAAGGGCATTAGCTGCCTCAAAAAATCGACTTTATTCAGCTTATATCAATAAACAGGTTTCAACAACGACGAACGCCTATCAACTCATCTAGGTTCCACAATCAGCTTGATTGCGGTCCGGTCTTCCCCATCAATCACAATATCCGTAAAAGCTGGAATACAGATCAGATCAACCCCACTAGGTGCGACAAATCCCCGGGCAATGGCAACCGCTTTAATGGCTTGATTTAGCGCCCCCGCTCCGATTGCCTGCAGTTCAGCAGCACCACGTTCACGAAGCACGCCAGCTAGAGCACCGGCAACAGAATTTGGATTGGATTTTGCTGAAACTTTTAATACTTCCATGGTAAGTACCTCCCCTGGGAATGATGATGGTTAGCTTCCACATACTAGATGTTATTCGTGAGTGGTAAAATAATTCCTTCTTTTTGTCAATTTTACCTGGAAAAATACATCCATAGTCTTATGCTTCCATTTCTCAATCCCTATAAGAGAAGATTCTTAGTCCATAATCCAGTCATCCTCAAGCATACGGATTTTTTCCATCTTTTTCGCTTTACCCGTGGCTTCATCCAACTGGACAAATAGCCCGTGAAGCTGCCATTTTCCATTATCGACCTGAAACCGGACAGGCAGCTGGGTCTTGAACTTACGCAGAACGGCTTCCCGTTCCATGCCCAAAATCCCTTCTTTCGGCCCTACCATGCCAGCATCCGTCAAATAAGCCGTTCCACCCGGCAAAATCGTGTCATCATTGCTCTGCACATGAGTATGTGTACCTACAACGATAGAAGCGCGTCCGTCCAAATGCCAGCCCATTGCAATCTTCTCGGAGGTGGCTTCGGCATGAAAATCAACCAGAATGCACTTATGCTTCTTGCGCAGCTGATCTATAATTTCATCACTTTTACGGAAAGGACAATCAATCGGCGGTAAAAATGTCCGGCCCTGCAAATTGATAATAGCGAGCTCTTTACCATTCGCCTTGATGACTGTATGTCCGAGTCCCGGTGTGCCTGGAGGAAAGTTTGCAGGACGCACCATACGCGGCTCATCATCGATGAAATCAAAAATTTCCTTATTGTCCCATGTATGGTTACCCATCGTAATCCCATGAACGCCCCACTCAAAAAAATCCTTGGCGATGGATTCGGTGATGCCCCTGCCTGAAGCGGAATTTTCTCCATTCACAATAATGATATGCGGGTTATATTTTGATTTCAGGGAAGGCAGCGTATCCTTTAGCGCTTTTCTTCCTACACTTCCTACGATGTCTCCAATAAATAATACGTTAATAACGTTCCCCTCCTATGTTTTCTGATTTCTAAAATATGAAAAGTGGCCCCTGAAGCGGCCACTTTTCATATTTAGCATTATTTAGCGTATTCAACCGCCCGGGTCTCTCGAATAACAGTAACCTTAATATGTCCTGGATAATCCAGTTCATTTTCGATCGTTTTCGTGATGTCCCGTGCCAGACGGAAAGCTTCCGCATCATCAATCTTCTCAGGCTGTACCATAACGCGAACCTCGCGTCCGGCTTGAATCGCGAACGATTTTTCTACACCCTCGAAGGATTCGGAAATCTCTTCCAGCTTTTCCAGACGTTTGATATAGGTTTCGAGTGTTTCCCGACGTGCTCCTGGT
Encoded here:
- a CDS encoding 2-oxoacid:ferredoxin oxidoreductase subunit beta, which encodes MATFKEFRNNVKPNWCPGCGDFSIQAAIQRAAANSGLEPEQLAVISGIGCSGRISGYIHAYGFHGIHGRSLPIAQGVKLANRDLTVIASGGDGDGFAIGMGHTIHAIRRNINMTYIVMDNQIYGLTKGQTSPRSAEGFVTKSTPQGSVETTLSPLELALSAGATFVAQSFSSDIKQLTALVEEAIKHEGFSIINVFSPCVTFNKINTYEWFKDNIVPLDSIPNYDPSSRIAAMTTLMETNGMVTGLIYQDKNKKSYENLISGFRDEPLAQQDPLISREQFDNLVAEFK
- a CDS encoding 2-oxoacid:acceptor oxidoreductase subunit alpha; this encodes MISQLSWKIGGQQGEGVESTDRIFSTALNRLGYYLYGYRHFSSRIKGGHTNNKIRISTQPIRAIADDLDILVAFDQESIDLNAHELRPGGVVIADAKFGPTLPDGADARLFPVPITSIAEELGTSLMKNMVASGASWALLGLPMDVFNKAVEEEFGRKGAAVVEKNIEAVKSGADYVLELAGGPLEDFRLEAADGKQKLFMIGNDAIGLGALAAGCRIMSAYPITPASEIMEYLIKKLPKFGGTVVQTEDEIAAITMAIGINYAGVRSMTASAGPGLSLMMEAIGLSGMTETPVVIIDTQRGGPSTGLPTKQEQSDINALIHGTHGEIPKVVLAPSSIEECFYDMIEAFNLADKYQLPVIVVTDLQLSLGKQSCEMLDYDRISIDRGKLVPEAPELEAGGLFKRYELTEDGISPRVLPGQKNGIHHVTGVEHDESGRPSESAANRKLMMDKRLGKMERIKVENPIHVDAPYDSPELLIIGMGSTGGTIQQAREKLENEGITTNQMTIRLLHPFPAEAVMPYVDQAKQVIVLEHNATGQLADLIKLHVGSREKITSVLKYDGNPFLPSIVVEECRKACQASKELV
- a CDS encoding dipeptidase, with amino-acid sequence MPVIDFHCDVLSKMREDTGIAFQNDPKLDVTYDRLRQGEVSLQCFAIYLSERWGIPRYEYILDQIDVFKSRVMTTAEGVRWLRWKEDAAELQKEIGAASRVNNARQLPWGLLSVEGADGFEGSLFYVKMCYELGVRFLGITWNYANWAADGVLEKRNGGFTEKGKKLIDLSNEIGLLLDVSHLSPTGFWELTERTARPFIASHSNAKSICPHPRNLTDEQIRAIIAMDGRIGMTFVPWFVREGGDGPVRPEELLPHIEHFCSLGAENSLMIGSDFDGIDSWIKDLEHPGRYPDFAELLCKHYSESLVRRWFSGNALSYLNIHLPEKAAADAK
- a CDS encoding stage V sporulation protein S; protein product: MEVLKVSAKSNPNSVAGALAGVLRERGAAELQAIGAGALNQAIKAVAIARGFVAPSGVDLICIPAFTDIVIDGEDRTAIKLIVEPR
- a CDS encoding TIGR00282 family metallophosphoesterase, coding for MNVLFIGDIVGSVGRKALKDTLPSLKSKYNPHIIIVNGENSASGRGITESIAKDFFEWGVHGITMGNHTWDNKEIFDFIDDEPRMVRPANFPPGTPGLGHTVIKANGKELAIINLQGRTFLPPIDCPFRKSDEIIDQLRKKHKCILVDFHAEATSEKIAMGWHLDGRASIVVGTHTHVQSNDDTILPGGTAYLTDAGMVGPKEGILGMEREAVLRKFKTQLPVRFQVDNGKWQLHGLFVQLDEATGKAKKMEKIRMLEDDWIMD